A stretch of Lathyrus oleraceus cultivar Zhongwan6 chromosome 6, CAAS_Psat_ZW6_1.0, whole genome shotgun sequence DNA encodes these proteins:
- the LOC127096244 gene encoding uncharacterized protein LOC127096244, protein MKFNLATTTLPVSRAEMLNETTSPSSSPSPQSLPYYELSSDTEPSDPPSPNLAQLQSCALASQNPSRLEPEPEVTSPPSEHPNPTTSEPQPSEPTQSEPQPSEPTHSEPQPSEPTHSEPQPSDQPTLNHNHLNQPTLTYHHPSLPLTQQLSHLI, encoded by the coding sequence ATGAAATTCAACCTCGCCACCACAACATTACCTGTTTCAAGAGCAGAAATGCTAAATGAAACCacctcaccatcatcatcaccatctccTCAATCTCTACCTTACTACGAACTCTCCTCTGATACTGAACCATCTGACCCTCCATCCCCCAATCTGGCTCAGCTCCAATCCTGTGCTCTAGCCTCTCAAAATCCATCACGTCttgaacctgaacctgaagtcacttccCCACCTTCGGAACATCCAAATCCAACCACATCTGAACCACAACCATCTGAACCAACCCAATCTGAACCACAACCATCTGAACCAACCCACTCTGAACCACAACCATCTGAACCAACCCACTCTGAACCACAACCATCTGACCAACCCACTTTGAACCACAACCATTTGAACCAACCCACTTTGACATACCACCACCCATCACTTCCGCTGACCCAACAACTCTCACACTTAATCTAA